The following are from one region of the Sandaracinus amylolyticus genome:
- a CDS encoding NAD(P)-binding protein produces MAKKRVAIVGGGASGCALVWSLLQPQCDDQVEVTLFHDEDEVGGHSKTIPVWFDDAGKGHVATASSPAPAGKQTYPVDIGVQFVCPTLYPNLYQQLERPEFETSVKLTNHPALKISGSFSPTLNWGNFPAYQSGPRFDPCYDGATRELAVEFQKDIKYAPFTPLDGITFSTTMERYLQLEGVPWSSNFFRYLLIPYLCIINGYGTGDLLETTFEDLFPIFTKIPGLQKLGPYGSFTEPGKGWDRFTDGSTSWCLAMANYGTTKGATLKLGTTVLAVWPRTDGTVRIRFAPTEDVERNRTDPTHPVPVEEAEFDDIVLTTDMTTNRALLNNADNHLYATQRDYIAGDRFALIPGICYIHQDDECLSPHLRDKLEDGQFVGAYSWGETALGGNAYNLPYNLQTSFQTYLMKNILGTPVDCHVSMYAEHSGARLPDPAKTIHVKTWRHGRWVASFFDKAKKELHRVQGLGNIWFAGNNTTVDSEEGALISAMVIANKLVPQFTYPFDLASEAFFFYEYFQNTMFPKRSLPWVLAQAAADAEEHIRHLLDGTGP; encoded by the coding sequence ATGGCGAAGAAGAGAGTCGCGATCGTCGGTGGGGGCGCGTCGGGATGCGCGCTGGTGTGGTCGCTCTTGCAGCCGCAGTGCGACGATCAGGTCGAGGTCACGCTCTTCCACGACGAAGACGAGGTCGGCGGGCACAGCAAGACGATCCCGGTGTGGTTCGACGACGCGGGGAAAGGACACGTCGCGACCGCCTCCAGCCCGGCGCCCGCGGGCAAGCAGACGTATCCGGTCGACATCGGCGTGCAGTTCGTCTGTCCGACGCTGTATCCGAATCTCTATCAGCAGCTCGAACGACCGGAGTTCGAGACCAGCGTCAAGCTGACCAACCATCCGGCGCTGAAGATCTCGGGCTCGTTCTCGCCGACGCTCAACTGGGGCAATTTCCCGGCGTACCAATCGGGCCCACGATTCGACCCCTGCTACGACGGAGCGACGCGCGAGCTCGCGGTCGAGTTCCAGAAGGACATCAAGTACGCGCCGTTCACGCCGCTCGACGGAATCACGTTCTCGACGACGATGGAGCGATATCTCCAGCTCGAGGGCGTGCCCTGGTCGTCCAATTTCTTCCGCTATCTGCTGATTCCCTATCTCTGCATCATCAACGGGTACGGGACCGGCGATCTGCTCGAGACGACGTTCGAGGATCTCTTCCCGATCTTCACGAAGATCCCGGGGCTGCAGAAGCTCGGCCCCTATGGCTCGTTCACCGAGCCGGGGAAGGGCTGGGATCGATTCACCGACGGATCGACCTCGTGGTGTCTCGCGATGGCGAATTACGGCACGACGAAGGGCGCGACGCTGAAGCTCGGCACGACGGTGCTCGCGGTGTGGCCGCGGACCGACGGCACGGTGCGCATCCGGTTCGCGCCGACCGAGGACGTCGAGCGCAATCGCACCGATCCCACGCACCCGGTGCCGGTGGAAGAGGCGGAGTTCGACGACATCGTCCTCACCACCGACATGACGACGAACCGCGCGCTGCTGAACAACGCCGACAACCATCTCTACGCGACCCAGCGCGACTACATCGCGGGTGATCGTTTCGCGCTGATCCCCGGCATTTGTTACATCCATCAGGACGACGAGTGCCTCTCTCCGCACCTGCGTGACAAGCTCGAGGACGGTCAGTTCGTCGGCGCGTACTCGTGGGGTGAGACGGCCCTGGGCGGCAACGCGTACAACCTGCCGTACAACCTCCAGACGTCGTTCCAGACCTATCTGATGAAGAACATCCTCGGCACGCCGGTGGACTGCCACGTGTCGATGTACGCCGAGCACTCGGGCGCACGGCTCCCCGATCCCGCGAAGACGATCCACGTGAAGACGTGGCGGCACGGGCGCTGGGTCGCGAGCTTCTTCGACAAGGCGAAGAAGGAGCTCCACCGCGTGCAGGGCCTCGGGAACATCTGGTTCGCGGGGAACAACACGACCGTCGACTCCGAAGAGGGCGCGCTGATCTCGGCGATGGTGATCGCGAACAAGCTCGTTCCGCAGTTCACGTATCCGTTCGACCTCGCGAGCGAGGCGTTCTTCTTCTACGAGTACTTCCAGAACACGATGTTCCCGAAGCGCTCGCTGCCCTGGGTGCTCGCCCAGGCCGCCGCGGACGCCGAGGAGCACATCCGCCACCTGCTCGACGGAACGGGTCCGTGA